The Agarilytica rhodophyticola genome has a window encoding:
- the gcvH gene encoding glycine cleavage system protein GcvH, whose product MSEFRSELKYMSSHEWARVEDDGSVTVGISDHAQEALGDVVYVELPEVGSKVAAGEEAGVVESVKAASDIFSPISGDVIAINDALEEAPETVNSSPYDDGWFFKVQPSDLAELDDAMDADGYEANIEDA is encoded by the coding sequence ATGAGCGAGTTTAGGTCTGAACTTAAATATATGTCGAGCCACGAATGGGCTCGCGTAGAGGATGACGGTAGTGTCACTGTCGGTATTTCTGACCACGCACAAGAAGCTCTTGGCGACGTTGTTTATGTTGAGTTGCCTGAAGTGGGATCAAAGGTTGCTGCGGGAGAGGAAGCCGGTGTTGTTGAATCAGTAAAAGCCGCTTCGGATATTTTTTCACCAATTTCTGGTGATGTGATTGCTATTAACGATGCGCTAGAAGAAGCCCCTGAAACAGTAAATAGCTCTCCATATGATGATGGCTGGTTTTTTAAAGTTCAACCGAGTGATCTTGCTGAACTCGACGACGCTATGGATGCAGATGGCTATGAAGCCAATATTGAAGATGCGTAA
- the gcvT gene encoding glycine cleavage system aminomethyltransferase GcvT — translation MLKETSLVDYHKKQGAKLVDFSGWNMPLNYGSQIEEHNAVRTDAGMFDVSHMTVVDIKGGDAKVFLQKLLANDVDKLKIVGKALYTGMLNEQGGVIDDLIVYLMEDGYRMVVNCATREKDLAWMQQQAQAFSVQVEERPEMAIIAIQGPNARRKVDAILNIDALAELKPFQGKELSAFGRNEWLVARTGYTGEDGYEIILPQTHAPDFWQSLADAGVKPCGLGARDTLRLEAGMNLYGHEMDDGISPLVANMAWTIAWEPEGRAFVGREVLEQQRQQGVSEKLVGLVLKDKGVLREGYEVIVEGSDIRGVITSGSFSPTLGHSIAIARVPVAIGETCEVKVRNKVLSCDVVAPNFVRNGKKVF, via the coding sequence ATGTTAAAAGAAACATCCTTGGTCGATTATCATAAAAAGCAAGGTGCGAAGTTAGTTGATTTTAGTGGCTGGAATATGCCCCTAAACTATGGTTCGCAAATCGAAGAGCACAATGCTGTACGCACTGATGCTGGTATGTTTGATGTATCACATATGACAGTAGTGGATATTAAAGGTGGTGATGCAAAAGTATTTTTGCAAAAATTATTGGCTAACGATGTAGACAAGCTAAAAATTGTCGGCAAGGCGCTTTATACCGGTATGTTAAATGAGCAGGGCGGTGTTATTGACGACCTAATCGTTTACCTTATGGAAGATGGCTATCGTATGGTAGTTAACTGTGCAACGAGAGAAAAAGATTTGGCGTGGATGCAGCAGCAAGCACAAGCTTTTTCTGTTCAAGTTGAGGAGCGTCCAGAGATGGCCATTATTGCTATTCAAGGGCCCAACGCTCGTCGTAAAGTGGATGCAATTTTAAATATAGATGCCCTTGCCGAATTAAAGCCCTTTCAAGGTAAGGAACTCAGTGCTTTTGGTAGGAATGAGTGGCTGGTGGCGCGCACGGGCTATACCGGAGAAGATGGTTATGAAATCATTTTACCGCAAACACATGCACCAGATTTTTGGCAGAGTCTTGCTGATGCTGGCGTTAAACCTTGCGGTTTAGGTGCAAGAGATACTCTTCGCCTAGAAGCCGGTATGAATCTCTATGGTCACGAAATGGATGATGGTATTTCACCTCTAGTGGCGAATATGGCATGGACAATTGCTTGGGAACCAGAAGGCCGAGCTTTTGTCGGAAGGGAAGTGCTGGAACAACAACGTCAGCAGGGTGTTAGTGAAAAGTTGGTAGGCCTGGTTTTAAAAGATAAAGGCGTGTTGCGTGAAGGCTATGAAGTAATTGTGGAAGGAAGTGATATTCGCGGTGTCATTACCAGCGGCTCATTTTCTCCTACGCTCGGACATTCTATTGCTATTGCACGAGTGCCCGTCGCAATTGGTGAGACATGCGAAGTGAAGGTTCGCAACAAGGTATTAAGTTGTGATGTTGTGGCACCCAATTTCGTTCGTAATGGCAAAAAAGTTTTTTAG
- the mutY gene encoding A/G-specific adenine glycosylase, which translates to MGKNPSFSFSNALLKWFDEHGRKNLPWQHPIAPYRVWLSEVMLQQTQVETVIPYFERFLKKFPSVKALAKAPLDDVLHLWTGLGYYARARNLHKCAQLVVSEYKGKFPSDVEQLVELPGIGKSTACAISSIAFGQATAILDGNVKRVLTRFHAVEGWPGKPKVEKMLWQYADSHMPQERCADYTQAIMDLGATLCTRSSPNCPACPMQDNCEAYLGDEDVTKYPEKKPRKATPEKSTTMLIVRDQKDRILLEQRPTQGIWGGLWSFMEFDSTENALTYCQQLGKVGEHESWSEIIHVFSHYKLKITPLLVTLNSALSVKEDGKQWVTLEESLNLGLAAPVKRLIQNVQKLSEFLI; encoded by the coding sequence ATGGGAAAAAACCCTTCATTTAGCTTCTCTAACGCGCTCTTGAAATGGTTTGACGAACACGGACGTAAAAACCTCCCTTGGCAGCACCCAATCGCCCCCTATCGAGTATGGCTATCAGAGGTTATGCTACAACAAACTCAAGTAGAAACGGTCATTCCTTACTTTGAACGCTTCCTTAAAAAATTTCCCTCAGTAAAAGCTCTAGCAAAGGCGCCTTTGGATGATGTACTGCATTTATGGACAGGCTTAGGTTATTACGCACGGGCACGTAACCTACATAAATGCGCCCAGCTAGTGGTAAGTGAATACAAGGGTAAGTTTCCCAGTGATGTAGAGCAGCTCGTTGAGCTGCCGGGTATAGGCAAGTCCACAGCCTGTGCAATATCCAGCATAGCATTTGGTCAGGCAACGGCTATTTTAGATGGCAACGTCAAGCGGGTACTTACTCGTTTCCATGCAGTTGAAGGCTGGCCAGGAAAACCTAAGGTTGAAAAAATGCTATGGCAATATGCAGACTCTCATATGCCGCAAGAGCGCTGTGCAGATTACACACAAGCTATCATGGATTTAGGGGCCACACTCTGCACCCGCAGCTCCCCCAACTGCCCAGCTTGCCCCATGCAAGACAACTGCGAAGCTTATTTAGGGGATGAGGACGTAACAAAGTACCCAGAGAAAAAACCGCGAAAAGCTACACCAGAAAAATCCACCACTATGCTCATAGTACGCGACCAAAAGGACAGAATATTACTTGAACAACGCCCAACACAGGGGATATGGGGAGGCCTTTGGAGCTTTATGGAATTTGACAGTACAGAAAATGCACTAACCTATTGTCAACAACTAGGGAAAGTTGGAGAACATGAATCCTGGTCAGAAATTATTCATGTATTTAGCCACTACAAACTAAAAATTACACCTTTGCTTGTTACATTAAATAGCGCATTATCTGTAAAAGAAGATGGCAAGCAATGGGTTACACTAGAAGAGTCGCTAAACTTAGGCCTTGCAGCCCCAGTAAAACGCCTAATCCAAAATGTACAGAAACTGTCTGAATTTTTAATTTAA
- a CDS encoding oxidative damage protection protein, producing MTRTVMCRKYKQELPALSAPPLPGARGAELFETISAKAWQDWLQHQTRLINEKHLNMMDPEARKYLSEQMEKFLSGAEYDQADGYIPEEKS from the coding sequence ATGACACGCACCGTAATGTGCCGCAAATACAAGCAAGAACTACCAGCCCTCAGCGCCCCTCCTCTGCCGGGAGCTAGAGGAGCAGAGCTATTTGAAACAATATCCGCAAAAGCCTGGCAGGACTGGCTACAGCACCAGACACGCCTGATAAATGAAAAACACTTAAATATGATGGACCCCGAAGCCCGTAAATATCTATCCGAGCAAATGGAAAAATTCCTCTCCGGTGCAGAATATGATCAAGCTGACGGCTATATCCCCGAAGAAAAAAGCTAA
- a CDS encoding DUF6998 domain-containing protein: MQLKEMGTKELLQLQASITKELKTRGVVRTHNNPLGDYTEWLVANALDLKLEANSKVGFDGISKTGIRVQIKGRRVTSTNNSRQLSAIRKYNDKDFDELVAVIYNEEFDIIEALQMPHSVIGEYAKYREHLNAHILILKGPILSDPRVKCIKHLICS, translated from the coding sequence GTGCAACTAAAAGAAATGGGAACTAAGGAGCTTTTGCAACTGCAAGCTTCAATAACTAAAGAGCTTAAAACTCGAGGAGTAGTAAGAACCCATAATAATCCTTTGGGTGACTATACCGAATGGCTTGTAGCAAATGCGTTGGACTTAAAACTTGAGGCTAATTCTAAGGTCGGGTTTGACGGCATCAGCAAAACTGGCATTCGCGTTCAAATCAAAGGGCGTAGGGTTACTTCTACAAATAACTCTCGCCAACTCAGTGCTATCCGAAAATATAATGACAAAGACTTTGATGAGCTGGTGGCAGTGATATACAACGAAGAGTTCGACATAATAGAGGCATTGCAAATGCCTCACTCAGTTATTGGTGAATATGCCAAATATAGAGAGCACCTAAATGCTCATATTTTAATTCTTAAAGGGCCTATTTTGTCAGACCCTAGGGTTAAGTGTATTAAACATCTAATTTGTAGTTAA
- a CDS encoding type IV pilus assembly protein FimV, whose protein sequence is MDISLVVMAAIVVVCIIFLLKKSNRPRDYTDVPKILAEVDIYIKYGKKDQARQLLIKCLEHSPNNRELKKALQSI, encoded by the coding sequence ATGGATATAAGTTTAGTTGTGATGGCTGCGATTGTCGTGGTTTGTATTATATTTTTACTAAAAAAATCAAATAGGCCACGAGACTATACAGATGTACCAAAGATATTGGCTGAAGTGGACATTTATATAAAATATGGTAAAAAAGATCAGGCCAGGCAGCTACTGATCAAGTGCTTAGAGCATTCTCCAAATAATAGAGAACTCAAAAAGGCATTGCAGTCTATATAA
- a CDS encoding cysteine hydrolase family protein, which yields MSNKALIVIDVQKGFDDTYWGQRNNLEAESKISKLISVWRSHDYPLVHVQHCSTNSDSPLHPSKSGNDFKDIAIPAPGEKHIKKSVNSAFIGTDLESYLKSKSITDLVVVGLTTDHCVSTTVRMAGNLGFGVTLISDATATFDRVGYNNKSYTADEIHEVHLASLNDEFCIVKTTEALLKIVT from the coding sequence ATGAGCAATAAAGCCTTAATAGTTATTGATGTCCAAAAGGGATTTGATGATACGTATTGGGGACAAAGAAACAATCTGGAGGCGGAGTCAAAAATTTCTAAGTTGATATCCGTATGGCGATCCCATGATTACCCACTTGTTCATGTTCAACACTGTTCAACAAATTCAGATTCACCCCTCCATCCAAGCAAATCAGGCAACGATTTCAAGGATATAGCTATACCAGCACCTGGAGAGAAGCATATCAAGAAGTCAGTTAATAGTGCCTTCATTGGTACCGATCTTGAGAGTTATTTGAAAAGCAAGTCAATAACAGACCTTGTTGTAGTTGGTTTGACCACAGACCATTGTGTATCAACTACTGTTCGTATGGCCGGCAACCTGGGGTTTGGTGTAACTTTAATCTCTGATGCAACAGCCACATTTGACCGTGTTGGTTATAATAATAAAAGCTATACTGCAGATGAAATACATGAAGTACATTTGGCTAGTCTAAATGATGAATTTTGTATTGTAAAAACTACAGAGGCTTTGTTGAAGATAGTTACATAA
- a CDS encoding GNAT family N-acetyltransferase, producing MIREMNFQDFTVFWATLLEIVKAQETYAFEPNISFEQAYELWCEIPEKTFVLEENNQILGSYYIKPNGMGPSKHICNCGYMVVPQFRGKGVARRLCEHSQLIAIELGFKAMQFNSVVSTNQIAILLWQKLGFSIIGTIPKAYLHKKIGYVDSYIMYKQLQNHDI from the coding sequence ATGATTCGAGAAATGAATTTCCAAGACTTCACTGTGTTTTGGGCGACGCTATTAGAGATAGTAAAAGCTCAGGAAACTTATGCATTCGAGCCTAATATAAGTTTTGAACAAGCATATGAATTGTGGTGTGAGATACCAGAAAAAACTTTTGTTCTTGAAGAAAACAATCAAATCTTAGGCTCTTATTACATCAAGCCTAATGGGATGGGGCCAAGCAAACATATTTGTAATTGTGGTTATATGGTAGTGCCACAGTTTAGAGGCAAAGGTGTAGCGCGCAGATTGTGTGAACATTCACAACTTATAGCGATAGAGTTAGGCTTTAAAGCTATGCAATTTAACTCAGTCGTTTCAACTAACCAAATTGCGATCCTGTTATGGCAAAAGTTAGGATTTAGTATTATTGGTACGATTCCTAAAGCTTATTTACACAAGAAAATAGGTTATGTTGATAGTTATATCATGTATAAGCAACTACAAAACCACGATATTTAA